The Pseudomonadota bacterium genome includes the window CGCCCGCCTCGATGGCGAAGCGGCCAGCCGCGTGATCGTCACCGGGCTCGATCGCGAAACGACCGGAAGCATGGTCGCCCGCCTCGATGGCGAAGCGGCCAGCCGCGTGATCGTCACCGGGCTCGATCGCGAAACGACCCGAGGCGTGATCGCTAACGGCAAATTCACCTCTGGGTTCAGATCGTGAGACGTGTGACGTTTCGGCGCCACAGTCCACGACCTCACTACTTCTGCCCGCTTCAACGCGGTACAGCACACCGTCGGGACCACGAACGTATGTCCCGCCCTGATACGCATTGGCCATAGCCAATCTCCTGTCCTAGTTGTGCGAAACCGCAGACCAGGCAGGAGTAGCAAGCTGACTATTGGGCGTCTGTGAATTGGTTCACAGGTCAAAAAAGGGCGGAAATCGGCGCTCGATCAGTGAACCCGTTGCTCGTGTAGATCGTCGATCAGTAGCGCTTCGGTGTGAGCGACCTTGAGCCAATAGCCCATGTCGAGCTCACGGTAGGTGGAAATGGCGAAATCGAGTTGATCCTTCGCCTTTCGAGGCGCAGCGTGATGCATGTAGAAGCGTGCAAGACCCATATGACAATGGGCGACCAGTGGGCTCATACGATGTGCCTTGGCCATATCCCACGCCTTCGTGAAGTACCGTTCGGCGAGAGGCTCGGGCTGGTCGCTCAGATGATTGTGCACTTCACCCAGCAACCACAAAGACCATGCTTCGAGGCCCTTTTCGCCCGATTCAACAGCAGCTTCCAACGCCAACGTCGCGTGATCGGCCGCCACCCTGGCCTCGCCGGCGTCCAACTCCGCCTCGGCAAGCCAGGCAAGCTGTTGGGAGTAGTTGCCCATGATGGCCTGGCGGTCGGCATGCTTGACGGCGTCGGTCAGCAACGCAAGACCCGCGCCCGTCTGACCGGTCCGCGCATAGGCATAGCCGAGTGAACTTGCGCTTCGCGGAAACAGGAGATCAGCCGACGTGCGCTCGCACATCTCGTAGCTGCGCTCCAACAACGGAATGCTGCGCTCGAAGTCGCCCTTTTTGAGAAGGCTGTTCCCGACCCACAGATTGGCGTAGATCTGACTGAACCCGTGGCCGATATCATCGGCTATCTGGATGGCCTCGTCGCCATAGTCCAGCGCCTCGCCAAAGTGACCCAGTTCGGCAAGCCCACGCGACAAGGATGCAAGCGTCGTCACCGAAGCGGCAGGCAAGAGCCCATAGCGCTTGTGATAGTGCTCGCGCGGGATCGAGTTGATGGACGACTTCAAGAGCGTACACGCCGCTTCAAAGTCACCGCGATCGATGTAGAGCGCGCCAAGGCGCACACCGCCGAGCACCTTCAACGCGGGGTCACCAAGCTGTCGGGCGCGCTGAAGCGCATCTTTGCCCGTCGCAATCGCCTTCGAGACTTTGCCCGTGACCCAGTAATAGAGCGTCCGTGCGGATGATATGCGGCCCAGACGCAGCGCGCAGTCGATTTCCTTCGCCGTGATCTCGATGGACGTCAGCAGTTCATCGGCAGCATCATGATTGCTGCTTGTTAGGTAGGCGCCGAAAAGATCCAACGCCAGATCGATGCGCCGCTCCTTGTTTCGTCTCGTGTCGTCAAGCTGAGTCAGAGCATCCATGGCGCGTTCGAGACAAGTCGCCGCTTCGGCATTGCGCGAGGCCGACAACATGGCCCGCGCGGCAAAGCGCCCATAGACAACCGCCTTGGCCCAACTCTGGGAGCAAAAGGCATGATGCGCCAAGAGCTCGACGCGACCCGGCATCTGATCGGAACGGCGCCGTTCCAACGCGGTCATCAGCATGCCGTGCAAGTCGCGGCGCAGGCTCTTCAGGAGCGTCTCGTATGCGACGTCGTGCGTCAGAGCATGTTGAAAGCTGAATTCTAGGTTCGGCACAATACGCGTACGATTGACGAACCCTGCCGCCTGCAGCCGGTTCAGCTGCATCAGGACATCCTGTGATTTGCGACCGGTGATCTCTTGCAACAGGCCGACATCAAAGCTCTGCCCGACCACAGCGGCACACAAAAGGACATAACGGTCAGAGGCAGGCAACGTGTCGATGCGCGCGGCGAGAAGGCCATGAACCGTCGCGGGTATCTGGATTTCGGTTGTCGGCACCATAAGGCGATGGCTGCCGAACTGACCTTGGAGCGCGCCGGTCTCTTTTAGGCTGCGGACACACTCAACGATGAAGAAAGGCACGCCCTGCGTCATTTCGACAAGACGTTGCTTCAGGTGCGCCAATTCCTTTCGCACGCCCAACATTTTATCCAGCAACCGCTGCGTCAACTCAGGGTCCAGTGGCTCGAGACGACGTTCAACAACACCATCCCACGCCGTCCAGACTGGCTCTGTCCAAATGCGTGAGGTTGCCAGCAACATGATGGCGGTATTCGCTACACAGCCAGACAGCCCTTTGGCGAAAGCCCGTGTCTGTGTATCGGCCCAATGGATGTCCTCAAGCACGATGACAGTCGGCTTGTCCTGGGCGGTATCGACAATCACGGAAACGGCTGCATCAACTGTCAGGCGCAGTTTCTCAGACGGTGAACTCTCGGCCCAACCGGGATCGTCGACCGCATGACCGAGCACCTCAAGGAGCGCGATGCGCAACATGGGATCACGCAGGTCGATTTGGTCCAGACGGAACTCCAGCGCTTCGCGGTCATCGGCGATCAAACCGAGCACACCGCGCAGCACGCGCGAAATGGTCCCGCTGGGTCGCGCCAGACCGGTCGGATGCAGTTCACACTCGACGACCCGGTACTCGCGCTCGGACAAGTCATCGACGAGTTCACGCACGATCCTGGACTTGCCGACGCCCGCATCGGACGTCACGACGATGGAGGCGCCCGTGCCCGTCTTGGTTTCCTCCAGGCGTTTGCGCAAGGCAGCCAGTTCGTCCTGGCGACCGACCAGCGCCGGCGCGCCGGTCTCCGCCGTACGGTCGGAGAGATTGTGCGACGTGACGACCGACTTCAGGCGCATCGCCTCGATCGCGCGCGCCTCCGTCGACAATGTCACCGCGCCGACAGGCTCCGCCTCGACGGCGCCGCGCGACAAACGAACGGTATCGCGGCAAACGAAAATGCTACCGGGCGTCGCGGCGTTCTCAAGGCGCGACGCGCGATAGACCGTCTCGCCGACGATCCGGTACTCGGTGTGGAAGTCGCCCTTCAGAGTCTGCGCGACCACGTCACCGGAACTGATGCCAATACGAATACTCTGATTGCGCAGGGCCGTGCATACGCTGTTGCGCAGCGCGTGGGTCGCCATCATCTGCATGACCTGCGCGGCAAGGCAGGCGCGCAGCGCGTGGTCTTCCTGCGCCATCGGCGCACCGAACACCGCCATGATGCCATCGCCCAGGATCTGATTAACCGTGCCGCCGAAACGGTGCACCGCATCGATCATAGCCTGAAGCACGGGGAGCAAATGGTCGTTGGCGTCTTCGGGGTCGTGCCCGGCGACAAACTCAGACGACTGAACGATATCGGCAAAGGCAACGGTGACGACCTTGCGCTCGCCGTTCATCACCGGAAGGCGATGTTCCGACTGTCGGTCGATCATGTTCATGACGCACCGCCGGGTCGACCGACTCTATCGATCGTCGACATAACCACTATGTCGCCTGTTGTTTCCATCATGGTGTCCACGAACGCCCCCACGTTGCTTCACCGATGATTGCCTTAGCAATCTGTTACGTTTAGTCGATGCGCCTGCCCGCTGACCTCGTCATTCCTGTCGCGGCGCTCTGGCGCATCCCGGAAACACAGGCTCCAGATTGCGCACCATTATGTTGTATTACCGGACAACGAAGCAAGGTCACGACTCTCTCCATATCTACACATTATAGGTAATTCCAAAGTATTATGAGCAAGATTCGGACCACCAATCTATTTTGCCGGCCTAGGTTGTCCCCAACCCTTCAATTTCCCCTTTATGCCTACGTTCCCGGCGAGACGCCCCACCCGCTTAGAGCCGCGCCCGGACGCCACAGACTGGCCCATGTCGATGACATTTCGACCGCGATTTTCTACGGCATTGACCTGTTCGATAACGGATACTTCTGGGAAGCCCATGAAGTCTGGGAAACGGCTTGGCGCGACGCCGAACGCGACTCCGATCCATGGCTTTTCCGTAAGTCCTTGATTCGATTGGCAGCGGCCGCGCTCAAGCTGCGCGTGGGCAGTCAGGCAGGCGTCAAGGCGCATGCACCCTGGTGCGCCCACTCGTTCACCGATCTGGCCCGCCGCCATCCCGCGATCGACGGCCTCTCGCCCGCGGACTTGGCCGAATTTGCCAACGACATCGCCAGCGGTCGCATGACCTTGACCGACGCGAGGGAGGACTGCCCGGCGGTCCTCGACCGGGCGTTGCCGCGCATCGACGCCCCGTAGGCGCCAATCGACGCACCAGTTTCTCGTCATTTTGTGCCAGCGTGAGACATGGCTCGTCCCGGTTTGCGACAGCCGGCGGCCGTAAAGTGGCATGGCAAATCGGGACTACGCCAAGGGCCCAAGGGGACGCCGTCACCACGCGCCGAATCGGCCGCACACACATCACAACCAAAAGGTGTATTCGCGACCCTGTATCCGCCGAAACCCGGGCGGCCATCGACAAACGTTGGCGGCCGAACACTCGCCCTTATCAACGCCCGCCCGTCACATGGCCGCCTGGGTACAAATCTTGGGATAGATTGTGAACGTCGACGCCAAGGGGCCATCGACCGGTGGTGTGGCTCGCCATAGACTGGGCTCATCCAACCCAATCAAGGAGCGTGCCGTGACCAAGGCCGCGCGCGGCCAGCATGATGGTTCAGCGGTTGATCGGGCGGCGATCTTGCCCGGCCAGCCGGGTACGGTCCGCGACCCCTCCGCAGCCGGTGAGCAGTCGGACGATGTGATACCGGATCTTGCCGTCGGTTTTATCGCAACGCCGGATTTCACGCTGCTCGCCTTCGCCGGTTTTGTCGATGCCTTGCGCATTGCCGGCGACGTCGGCGAACGCAGCCGCCAGGTCCGCTGCCGGTGGTCACTGATCGGCGCCGACCTAAGGCCCGTGCCTTCAAGTTGCGGCGTCGCCATTCCGCCCGACGAGACGTTCGGCGAGCCCGGCAAATTCGATTACCTGGTCGTCGTTGGCGGACCGTTGACCGACGGTCTTGTTTACGATGATGCGATGTTGGCCTATCTGCGCCGCGCCGGCGCGCAGGGCATACCGCTTGTCGGCGTCGGCACCGGTGTGTTTGTTCTTGCCCAGGCGGGCCTGATGGATGGCTACCGGTGTTGCGTTTATGGCGACCACGACATCGATATCGCGCGCATGTTCCCGCGTGTTCGCGTAGTCCGTGACGACGTCGTCGTGGTCGACCGCGACCGCTTGACCTGTGCCGGTGGTACCGCGGTCATCGATCTCGCCGCGATCCTGGTCGACCGCCATTGCGGCCATGATCGCGCGCTGAAGATCCTACCGCATCTCGTGGTCGACGGTATCCGAGGCCCGGGCCATCAACCGCTGCCACTGGTCGACGGCTCGTTCCGCGGCTTTGATGATCGCGTCAAACGCGCGCTTGTCATTATGGAGCGGCACATGAACAACCCGCCCCGCATCAACCAGATCGCCGGCCGCGTCGGATCCAGCGTTCGCCAGTTGGAACGCAGTTTCCGCAGCAGCGTTGGCGTCAGCCCGCAGACCTACTATCGCGCCATGCGACTGAGGCACGGCCGTTGGTTGCTGACCCATACCAAGCGCACGGTGACCCAGATCGCTGACGACTGCGGCTTCGCCGATGCGTCTCACTTCAGCCGCTGCTTCAAACGCGCCTTCCGCCAGGTGCCGAGCGACCTTCGCCGGCGCCGCACCGGTTAGATCTCCCCTTCGTCAGCGAAGAGATACGGGATGTCCTTTGACGGCAAACGGGTGCTGGTGACTGGCGGAACCCGCGGCATCGGCGCGGCGACGGTTAGGCGGTTCCTCAACGCCGGCGCCCATGTCGCCATCGCCGGGCGCAGCGACGCGTCGTTCGACGCATGGCACGACGAGCTGCAGTCATCGAAGGCGACAGCGGTCACCGGCGACATCGGCCAGCCGAAATCCAGCCGCGATTTGGTCGCTAGCGCGATCGACTGGCTGGGAGGTCTGGATGTGCTGGTCAATTCAGCCGGCATCTATGAGGAATCGCCCGTTGCCGAAATCGATGAGGCGCATTGGACACGTGCCATCTCAATCAATCTGGGCGGCACCTTCTTCTGTTCCCAGGCCGCTCTGCCGGCGCTCATCGAGTCCGGCGGCAACATCGTCAACATCGCGTCGGAGTCGGGTCTGGTCGGTTATCTCAACGCCGCCGCCTACTGCGCCGCCAAAGGCGGTGTCGTCAACCTGACCAAAGCCATGGCGTGGGAGTTGGCGCCGGCCGTTCGCGTTAACTGCGTGTGTCCCGGCAACGTCGACACCGACATGATGCACGGCGCCGGCGCGCTGAGCGCGGACGAGGCGGTCTTTATGGAAGCCGCTCA containing:
- a CDS encoding SDR family NAD(P)-dependent oxidoreductase, whose translation is MSFDGKRVLVTGGTRGIGAATVRRFLNAGAHVAIAGRSDASFDAWHDELQSSKATAVTGDIGQPKSSRDLVASAIDWLGGLDVLVNSAGIYEESPVAEIDEAHWTRAISINLGGTFFCSQAALPALIESGGNIVNIASESGLVGYLNAAAYCAAKGGVVNLTKAMAWELAPAVRVNCVCPGNVDTDMMHGAGALSADEAVFMEAAHAHAPMKRMARPEEIADAILYFASDSASFTTGVAMPVDGGTLSGA
- a CDS encoding DUF309 domain-containing protein; the encoded protein is MSPTLQFPLYAYVPGETPHPLRAAPGRHRLAHVDDISTAIFYGIDLFDNGYFWEAHEVWETAWRDAERDSDPWLFRKSLIRLAAAALKLRVGSQAGVKAHAPWCAHSFTDLARRHPAIDGLSPADLAEFANDIASGRMTLTDAREDCPAVLDRALPRIDAP
- a CDS encoding adenylate/guanylate cyclase domain-containing protein produces the protein MNMIDRQSEHRLPVMNGERKVVTVAFADIVQSSEFVAGHDPEDANDHLLPVLQAMIDAVHRFGGTVNQILGDGIMAVFGAPMAQEDHALRACLAAQVMQMMATHALRNSVCTALRNQSIRIGISSGDVVAQTLKGDFHTEYRIVGETVYRASRLENAATPGSIFVCRDTVRLSRGAVEAEPVGAVTLSTEARAIEAMRLKSVVTSHNLSDRTAETGAPALVGRQDELAALRKRLEETKTGTGASIVVTSDAGVGKSRIVRELVDDLSEREYRVVECELHPTGLARPSGTISRVLRGVLGLIADDREALEFRLDQIDLRDPMLRIALLEVLGHAVDDPGWAESSPSEKLRLTVDAAVSVIVDTAQDKPTVIVLEDIHWADTQTRAFAKGLSGCVANTAIMLLATSRIWTEPVWTAWDGVVERRLEPLDPELTQRLLDKMLGVRKELAHLKQRLVEMTQGVPFFIVECVRSLKETGALQGQFGSHRLMVPTTEIQIPATVHGLLAARIDTLPASDRYVLLCAAVVGQSFDVGLLQEITGRKSQDVLMQLNRLQAAGFVNRTRIVPNLEFSFQHALTHDVAYETLLKSLRRDLHGMLMTALERRRSDQMPGRVELLAHHAFCSQSWAKAVVYGRFAARAMLSASRNAEAATCLERAMDALTQLDDTRRNKERRIDLALDLFGAYLTSSNHDAADELLTSIEITAKEIDCALRLGRISSARTLYYWVTGKVSKAIATGKDALQRARQLGDPALKVLGGVRLGALYIDRGDFEAACTLLKSSINSIPREHYHKRYGLLPAASVTTLASLSRGLAELGHFGEALDYGDEAIQIADDIGHGFSQIYANLWVGNSLLKKGDFERSIPLLERSYEMCERTSADLLFPRSASSLGYAYARTGQTGAGLALLTDAVKHADRQAIMGNYSQQLAWLAEAELDAGEARVAADHATLALEAAVESGEKGLEAWSLWLLGEVHNHLSDQPEPLAERYFTKAWDMAKAHRMSPLVAHCHMGLARFYMHHAAPRKAKDQLDFAISTYRELDMGYWLKVAHTEALLIDDLHEQRVH
- a CDS encoding GlxA family transcriptional regulator gives rise to the protein MTKAARGQHDGSAVDRAAILPGQPGTVRDPSAAGEQSDDVIPDLAVGFIATPDFTLLAFAGFVDALRIAGDVGERSRQVRCRWSLIGADLRPVPSSCGVAIPPDETFGEPGKFDYLVVVGGPLTDGLVYDDAMLAYLRRAGAQGIPLVGVGTGVFVLAQAGLMDGYRCCVYGDHDIDIARMFPRVRVVRDDVVVVDRDRLTCAGGTAVIDLAAILVDRHCGHDRALKILPHLVVDGIRGPGHQPLPLVDGSFRGFDDRVKRALVIMERHMNNPPRINQIAGRVGSSVRQLERSFRSSVGVSPQTYYRAMRLRHGRWLLTHTKRTVTQIADDCGFADASHFSRCFKRAFRQVPSDLRRRRTG